CGCATCATCGCGGGTCTCGCGGCCGCCCTCGTGGCGTTCGTCTTCATCGAGGGCGTCGACGCGTTCCCGGTCTTCCCCCTGCAGATCATGGATGCCATCGGCCTCGCCCTCTTCGCCGTCACCGGTGCCCAGAAGGCCTCGGCCTCCGGCGCGAACCTCTGGGTCGTGACGATCCTTGGGACCCTCGCGGCGACCGGCGGCGGCGTGATCCGCGACGTGCTGCTGGCGCGGACCCCCTACGTGCTGTCGGAGAGCATCTACGGCACCGCCGCGGCCGCGGGCGCCGTGGTGACCGGCATCCTGCTCGCCGCGACGGGCCGTCCACGGCTCGCCCTCGGGGTCGGCTTCGCCGTGGCCCTCGCACTCCGACTCGGTGCCGTGATCTGGGGCTGGTCGCTGCCGAGGATCGCGTGACGCTCACGGTCCGCGCGTCCGGCACGGCAGCTCGTGCCGTCCCGGGACGTCCCTCGCTCGGAGCCCGCGCGTTCGCCGCCCTCGACATCGTCGCCACCGCGGTCCGCGGCGTCGAGGGGGCCGCGCTCGCCGCACACGCGGGGTTCGATCTGCTCGGGGTGCTCGTGGTCGGCTTCGTCGCCGCCGTCGTCGGCGGGATGCTGCGCGACGTCCTCCTGGGCGACCTGCCCCCGGCGGCTTTGCGTTCGTCTAGCCGCATCATCGTCGCCTTCGCCGCCTCGGGCGCAACGTTCGTGCTGCTCAAGCTCGTCGACGAGGTGCCCACCACGGTGCTGCTCACCCTCGACGGCGTGGGTCTCGCCCTGTTCGCGGTGATCGGTGCGCAGAAGGCTTCGGCGCACGGCGCGAGCCTGTGGGTGGTCGTGGTGGTCGGAGTGGTCGCCGCGACGGGCGGGGGCGTCGTGCGCGACGTGCTGCTCGGGCACACTCCCGTGCTGTTGACCCAGAGCGTCTACGGCGGGGCCGCCGCGGTCGGGGCTCTGGCCACCGGCATCCTGCTCGTCACGACCCGCCGCGCGCACCTGTCGATCGTGGTCGGCTTCGTGCTCGCCTTCGCGCTCCGCGAGACGGTTCTTCTGCTCGGCTGACGCCGGCGACCGGCGGGTCTACGCTGACCGCATGCTGTTCGCTCACCTCGGGGCCGAGCCCCGCATCCATCCCGACGCGGTGGTCGCGCCGACGGCCGTGATCAGCGGCGACGTCACGATCGGCGCCGGGTGCCAGATCCTCCACGGTGCCGTCCTCACGTCGGAGGGC
This portion of the Microbacterium testaceum StLB037 genome encodes:
- a CDS encoding trimeric intracellular cation channel family protein produces the protein MTDVASATRGSSRPSIGARAFDALDIAATALFGLEGAAAAAHAGFDLLGVVAVGLIVALAGGVLRDVLLGDLPPAALRTPSRIIAGLAAALVAFVFIEGVDAFPVFPLQIMDAIGLALFAVTGAQKASASGANLWVVTILGTLAATGGGVIRDVLLARTPYVLSESIYGTAAAAGAVVTGILLAATGRPRLALGVGFAVALALRLGAVIWGWSLPRIA
- a CDS encoding trimeric intracellular cation channel family protein; this translates as MTLTVRASGTAARAVPGRPSLGARAFAALDIVATAVRGVEGAALAAHAGFDLLGVLVVGFVAAVVGGMLRDVLLGDLPPAALRSSSRIIVAFAASGATFVLLKLVDEVPTTVLLTLDGVGLALFAVIGAQKASAHGASLWVVVVVGVVAATGGGVVRDVLLGHTPVLLTQSVYGGAAAVGALATGILLVTTRRAHLSIVVGFVLAFALRETVLLLG